A portion of the Cellulophaga algicola DSM 14237 genome contains these proteins:
- a CDS encoding DUF547 domain-containing protein — protein sequence MKSKTKYIRFFSIILTIFLTNVYASAQQGKDYNTLSEDFLSKIKNGEDVSAIQQELANSSLEDLENALRTDEEKLAFWVNIYNGYIQLILSDTPELYNDRRDFFSREQITIAGETVSFAKIEHGIIRKSQWPLGLGLIRKWFPNKFERKLRVDTRDYRVHFALNCGAKDCPPVAIYNPKKLNEQFNKGTKEYLMKTSSYNSESKNVAVTSLFNWFRGDFGCKKGVKKILKANNIIPTTKDIDITYKNYDWTLDLDNWTNL from the coding sequence ATGAAAAGTAAAACAAAATATATAAGATTTTTCAGTATAATACTAACTATTTTTCTCACCAATGTTTACGCATCTGCACAGCAAGGAAAAGATTACAATACACTCTCTGAAGATTTTCTTTCAAAGATTAAAAACGGAGAAGATGTTAGTGCTATCCAACAAGAACTCGCGAACAGCAGCTTAGAAGATTTGGAAAATGCATTACGTACAGATGAAGAAAAACTAGCATTCTGGGTGAATATTTACAACGGATACATTCAACTTATTTTAAGTGATACGCCTGAGTTGTACAATGACCGTAGAGATTTCTTTAGTCGTGAACAGATTACTATTGCTGGAGAAACGGTGTCCTTTGCTAAAATTGAACACGGTATTATCCGAAAGTCTCAGTGGCCTTTAGGCTTAGGATTAATTCGTAAATGGTTCCCAAATAAATTTGAAAGAAAGCTAAGAGTAGATACGCGCGATTACAGAGTGCATTTTGCACTTAATTGTGGCGCTAAAGACTGCCCTCCAGTTGCTATTTATAATCCAAAGAAATTAAACGAGCAATTTAATAAAGGAACAAAAGAGTATCTAATGAAAACATCTTCCTATAATTCTGAAAGCAAGAATGTAGCGGTGACTTCTTTATTCAATTGGTTTAGAGGTGATTTTGGCTGTAAGAAAGGGGTGAAAAAAATTCTAAAAGCAAATAATATAATTCCAACCACAAAAGATATTGATATTACCTATAAAAACTATGATTGGACCTTAGATTTAGATAACTGGACTAACTTATAA
- a CDS encoding tetratricopeptide repeat protein, with product MKYFILTLAFLALLSCNSEGNKKITDAEDYNKFLPSVAPKTTSKYFELWNSKIKPDSIQLTSFGIVSGQYENYFKATGDISYLIKSQKALEKAVEIAATGRAGYRRALARNYISQHRFKEALVQANEALKIGSGITDTHGLLFDIHMELGNYTLAKNYLNSITDMSNFGFLIRAAKWNDYKGDLATTINYMEQAKDKAEKTYTKSLILWSYTNLADYYGHAGRLSDSYKYYLKSLELEPENAYAKKGIAWIVFSHEKNPKEALRILDAVTKTYHAPDYYLLKAEIAAYMNNTEMQLLNIDEYIKSVKNPSYGDMYNAYNIDLYLNETQQLDKAFELAKKEVANRPTPESYNFLAYSYLKLGEKEKALSIVRDHLEGKSSEPAILYTLAEIYKKNGLTKKTKELKSELLGAVYELGPSSKSKIESL from the coding sequence ATGAAATATTTCATACTTACACTCGCTTTTCTAGCCTTGCTTTCGTGCAATTCTGAAGGAAATAAAAAAATTACTGATGCAGAAGATTATAATAAGTTTTTACCTTCTGTAGCCCCTAAAACAACTTCAAAATATTTTGAACTTTGGAACTCCAAAATCAAACCAGATAGTATACAATTAACTAGTTTTGGTATTGTTTCAGGCCAATATGAAAATTACTTCAAAGCAACAGGAGATATTTCTTATTTGATCAAATCTCAGAAAGCCTTAGAGAAAGCTGTAGAAATTGCAGCTACAGGTAGAGCAGGATATCGTAGAGCTTTAGCGCGTAATTATATCTCGCAACATCGTTTTAAAGAAGCATTAGTGCAAGCAAATGAAGCCTTAAAAATAGGTTCTGGTATAACAGATACACATGGTTTATTGTTTGATATTCATATGGAGCTGGGGAATTATACATTAGCAAAGAATTATTTGAATAGTATTACAGATATGTCCAATTTTGGTTTCTTAATCCGTGCGGCAAAATGGAATGATTATAAGGGTGATTTAGCGACTACTATTAATTATATGGAACAAGCAAAAGATAAAGCAGAGAAAACCTATACAAAATCGCTTATCCTATGGTCTTATACCAATTTAGCAGATTATTACGGTCATGCCGGTAGATTATCTGATTCCTATAAATATTATCTAAAATCTTTAGAACTAGAGCCTGAAAATGCGTACGCAAAAAAGGGAATTGCTTGGATTGTTTTCTCTCATGAAAAGAACCCAAAAGAAGCCTTGCGGATTTTAGATGCTGTAACTAAAACATACCATGCTCCGGATTATTATTTATTAAAAGCAGAAATAGCAGCCTATATGAATAATACCGAAATGCAACTTTTAAATATCGATGAATATATAAAAAGTGTAAAAAACCCATCTTATGGAGATATGTACAATGCATATAATATTGATCTGTATTTAAATGAGACACAACAGTTGGACAAAGCTTTTGAATTAGCGAAAAAAGAAGTTGCTAATAGGCCAACCCCAGAGTCTTATAATTTTTTAGCGTATAGTTATTTAAAATTGGGAGAAAAAGAAAAAGCCTTGTCTATTGTAAGGGACCATCTTGAAGGAAAATCTTCAGAACCAGCGATACTTTATACGCTTGCCGAAATTTATAAGAAAAACGGATTAACTAAAAAGACGAAAGAATTAAAATCAGAACTTTTAGGAGCAGTGTATGAATTAGGACCTAGTTCAAAATCAAAAATAGAATCACTTTAA
- a CDS encoding TonB-dependent receptor, with protein sequence MYKIYIVLCCFFGFQIGNAQEVKGKLIDAKKNPIEGAYVLNVQSEKHTHSNELGYFKLEGNAIGDTLRIGALGYEKLNVIIENLSSSQRISIQLKEQSFELDEIVIRPTLNGLNVISAIDLKTTPVKSSQELLQKVPGLIIGQHAGGGKAEQLFLRGFDIDHGTDIAIAVDGMPVNMVSHAHGQGYADLHFVIPETLDNIDFGKGPYYANKGNFATAAYVDFKTKDHIDQSIVRYEVGDFGWNRALGMFNLVNSDTDNAYIATEYTQFDGAFDSPQNFSRLNLFGKYSTKLKDASRLSITASHFTSTWDASGQIPQRAVDNGSISRFGSIDDTEGGTTSRTNINASIVKIIDDQTFVKSNVFYSNYNFELYSNFTFFLEDPENGDQIKQKENRDIFGFNSELQKNMTWGVADVVLKTGIGFRTDNSNDIELSHTLNRKTTLENIQLGDVKETNSFAYASLDYNLDKWTINPGLRLDYFNFQYTDDLQEQYTNTAENKAFLAPKLNVLYSSSQNLQFFLKSGIGFHSNDTRVVVAATEEETLPAAYGTDFGALWRPTPKVFLNATAWYLYLEQEFVYVGDAGIVEPSGKTERFGVDFGVRYQLTDWLFFNTDLTLTKARSLEEASGEDYIPLAPDFTMAGGLSVLDLGRFSGGIKYRFIDDRPANEDNSIIAEGYFVTDLNVDYKVSKNLGIGFAIENLLDTEWNETQFATTSRLQNETAPVEEIHFIPGTPLFIKGSLTYTF encoded by the coding sequence ATGTATAAGATTTATATCGTGTTGTGCTGTTTTTTTGGATTCCAGATAGGGAATGCACAGGAGGTAAAAGGAAAATTGATAGATGCTAAGAAGAATCCTATTGAAGGGGCGTATGTTTTAAATGTACAATCAGAAAAACATACCCATAGTAATGAATTAGGCTATTTTAAATTAGAAGGAAATGCAATAGGAGATACGCTTCGTATTGGTGCTTTAGGCTATGAAAAATTAAATGTCATCATTGAGAACCTTTCTTCAAGTCAGCGCATATCCATTCAATTAAAAGAGCAATCTTTTGAACTTGATGAAATTGTAATTAGACCAACATTAAATGGGTTAAATGTAATTTCTGCAATTGATTTAAAAACAACTCCTGTAAAATCCTCGCAAGAATTACTGCAAAAGGTTCCGGGCTTAATTATTGGTCAGCATGCAGGTGGTGGTAAAGCAGAGCAATTATTTTTAAGAGGTTTTGATATTGATCACGGAACAGATATTGCTATTGCTGTAGATGGAATGCCTGTAAATATGGTTTCACATGCACACGGGCAAGGTTATGCAGATTTACATTTTGTGATTCCAGAAACCTTAGATAATATTGATTTTGGAAAAGGACCTTATTATGCGAATAAAGGTAATTTTGCTACAGCAGCATATGTAGATTTTAAAACAAAAGATCATATAGACCAAAGTATAGTGCGTTACGAGGTAGGAGATTTTGGTTGGAATAGGGCATTGGGTATGTTTAATCTAGTAAATTCGGATACAGATAATGCCTATATCGCAACAGAGTATACTCAGTTTGATGGTGCTTTTGATTCGCCACAGAATTTTTCACGCTTAAACCTGTTCGGAAAGTACAGTACAAAACTCAAAGATGCTAGTAGACTTTCTATTACTGCATCACATTTTACGAGCACCTGGGATGCTTCTGGTCAAATACCACAACGAGCAGTAGATAATGGCTCTATTTCTAGATTTGGGTCAATTGATGATACGGAGGGCGGTACTACAAGTAGAACTAATATTAATGCATCAATCGTAAAAATTATAGATGACCAAACTTTTGTGAAATCTAATGTTTTCTATTCTAATTATAATTTTGAACTATACTCTAATTTTACCTTCTTTTTAGAAGATCCTGAGAACGGAGATCAAATAAAACAGAAAGAAAACCGAGATATTTTTGGCTTTAATTCCGAATTACAAAAAAATATGACTTGGGGTGTTGCTGATGTAGTCTTAAAAACAGGAATAGGTTTTAGAACAGATAACAGTAATGATATTGAATTATCACATACTTTAAATAGAAAAACAACGCTTGAAAATATACAACTAGGAGACGTAAAAGAAACAAATAGTTTTGCCTATGCTAGTCTTGATTATAATTTGGATAAATGGACTATTAATCCAGGATTACGCTTAGATTATTTTAACTTTCAGTATACAGATGATTTACAAGAGCAGTATACCAATACAGCAGAAAATAAAGCATTCTTGGCGCCTAAATTAAATGTGTTGTACTCAAGTAGTCAAAATTTACAATTTTTCCTGAAATCAGGAATAGGCTTTCATTCTAATGACACGCGGGTGGTGGTTGCTGCAACCGAAGAAGAAACACTTCCTGCGGCTTATGGGACAGATTTTGGAGCACTTTGGCGTCCTACACCTAAAGTATTTTTGAACGCAACTGCTTGGTATTTGTATTTAGAACAAGAGTTTGTCTATGTGGGCGATGCAGGTATCGTAGAGCCTAGTGGTAAAACAGAACGTTTTGGGGTAGATTTTGGCGTGCGTTATCAATTAACTGATTGGTTGTTTTTTAATACAGATCTAACCCTGACAAAAGCACGAAGTCTAGAAGAGGCTTCTGGAGAAGATTATATTCCTCTTGCGCCAGATTTTACGATGGCAGGAGGGTTGAGTGTACTTGATTTAGGTAGATTTTCTGGCGGAATTAAATATCGTTTTATTGATGATAGGCCAGCAAACGAAGATAATTCTATTATAGCTGAAGGCTATTTTGTAACCGATTTAAATGTTGATTACAAGGTGTCTAAAAATTTAGGAATTGGTTTTGCTATAGAAAACTTATTGGATACCGAATGGAATGAAACACAGTTTGCTACAACATCAAGACTTCAGAATGAAACAGCACCTGTAGAAGAAATCCATTTTATTCCAGGAACACCTTTATTCATAAAAGGAAGTTTAACATATACATTTTAG
- a CDS encoding BamA/TamA family outer membrane protein, whose protein sequence is MMRKNGFIFFLIVLCFFKGYSQDVAQDSTKNLNVTILPIAFYTAETDFGFGALGVASFWMKNQPRTTRASSLQLGASYTTKNQILIYVPFELYTNEEKWRYVGEIGYYRYVYNYFGQGIKSKESDLETYEVSFPRIRLSVLRQVFPNISAGLTYELDDFKNLKSAENGILENSEVIGKEGGAVSNIGAVIHYDSRDHIFYPTKGFFIQASYFVSSSLLGSSFNYNKFILDNRFYQKVGKNQVLAANLFLGTATDGMPFLDQFTLGGKRTRGINSRRYQDNSEASFALEYRFPIVSRFGGVVFGSTGTVAPNLNDVFSSPYKNSGGIGLRYIINKRDGVRIRADYGRSSEGGIFTFTIKEAF, encoded by the coding sequence ATGATGCGTAAAAATGGGTTTATATTTTTTTTAATAGTACTATGTTTTTTTAAAGGATATAGCCAAGATGTGGCTCAAGATTCTACTAAAAATCTGAATGTAACCATTCTTCCTATAGCCTTCTATACGGCAGAAACAGATTTTGGGTTTGGAGCTTTGGGGGTCGCCTCTTTTTGGATGAAAAATCAGCCTAGAACCACAAGAGCTTCTTCTCTACAATTAGGGGCTAGTTATACCACTAAAAATCAAATACTAATATACGTACCTTTTGAGCTTTATACCAATGAAGAAAAATGGCGTTATGTAGGCGAAATAGGGTATTACAGGTATGTATATAACTATTTTGGTCAGGGAATAAAGAGTAAGGAGAGTGATTTAGAAACTTACGAAGTGAGCTTTCCGAGAATTAGACTTTCTGTTTTGAGACAAGTTTTTCCTAATATTTCTGCAGGATTAACCTATGAATTGGATGATTTTAAAAACTTAAAGTCAGCTGAAAATGGAATTTTAGAAAATTCTGAGGTTATCGGTAAGGAAGGCGGAGCAGTTTCTAATATTGGAGCAGTAATACATTATGATTCTCGTGATCATATTTTTTATCCTACCAAAGGGTTCTTTATCCAAGCAAGTTATTTTGTTTCTTCGAGTTTATTGGGTTCTAGCTTCAATTATAACAAGTTTATTTTGGACAACAGATTTTACCAAAAAGTAGGTAAAAATCAAGTTTTAGCTGCAAATTTATTTTTGGGTACTGCTACAGACGGAATGCCATTTTTAGATCAGTTTACCCTAGGAGGTAAAAGAACACGAGGAATCAATAGCAGGCGTTATCAAGATAATTCAGAAGCTAGTTTTGCTTTAGAGTATCGTTTTCCTATCGTTAGTAGGTTTGGTGGTGTTGTTTTTGGATCCACAGGGACTGTAGCACCTAATTTAAATGATGTCTTCTCATCGCCTTATAAAAATTCAGGAGGAATAGGACTTCGGTATATTATCAACAAAAGAGATGGTGTACGTATTCGTGCAGATTACGGTAGGTCTAGTGAAGGTGGTATTTTTACCTTTACCATTAAAGAAGCTTTTTAA
- a CDS encoding DUF4331 family protein, producing MKNTKTYFGLALLAITGTILVAADHIDAPSTTGTSADIADFYAFEPTTGSDNTVFIVDLQSSVLPDLAYGTFDENVLTEINIDLDGDLVEDQVIQAIPRDGVMYFFGPVAPSQKGLDSQVLVGAPLGSVEISATTAKTTTTASGVKLFAGPRQDAFFFDFFQFNKVLTATPEGFLAPGDASDTFDGANTMSIAIDIPNAMLGTPTATNALGVVVYKTWVTSNIKQ from the coding sequence ATGAAAAACACAAAAACTTATTTTGGTCTTGCGCTTCTAGCAATTACCGGTACAATTTTAGTCGCTGCAGATCATATAGATGCACCATCCACTACCGGAACCTCTGCAGATATTGCAGACTTTTATGCTTTTGAGCCTACTACAGGTTCAGACAACACTGTATTTATTGTAGACTTACAATCAAGTGTATTGCCAGATTTAGCTTATGGTACTTTTGATGAAAACGTACTTACAGAAATTAATATTGATTTGGATGGAGATTTAGTAGAGGATCAAGTCATCCAAGCTATTCCTAGAGATGGGGTTATGTATTTCTTTGGTCCAGTTGCGCCTTCACAAAAAGGTTTAGATAGTCAGGTACTTGTAGGTGCTCCTTTAGGTAGTGTAGAAATTTCTGCTACTACGGCAAAAACAACGACAACAGCTTCTGGTGTTAAATTATTTGCAGGACCTAGACAGGATGCTTTCTTTTTTGATTTCTTTCAGTTTAATAAAGTATTAACGGCTACACCAGAAGGGTTTTTAGCTCCTGGAGATGCTTCAGATACTTTTGATGGTGCTAATACGATGTCAATTGCTATTGACATTCCTAACGCAATGCTTGGTACGCCAACAGCTACAAATGCATTAGGAGTGGTTGTTTATAAAACATGGGTTACCTCAAACATTAAGCAATAA
- a CDS encoding TIGR04283 family arsenosugar biosynthesis glycosyltransferase, whose protein sequence is MISIIIPAHNEQKNLLKLIPYLEVLCQETPAEVLVVLSAANTETISISSDKIKVLECQKNGRAVQMNYGAQNAKGTILAFLHADVLPPKSFLKDIEKVAKLNYQAGFFSYRFDSKSILLRINAKFTANDGIFTGGGDQCLFIEKEVFNQLGKFDAKQLIMEDFEFFKRMKKNNISYKIINNDLLVSARKYESNSYLRVNISNLLLVLLFKMGYPSNKLRSLHNRLLKMPYHIKVE, encoded by the coding sequence ATGATCTCAATAATAATACCAGCACATAACGAGCAAAAAAATTTACTAAAGCTTATTCCTTATTTAGAAGTGCTTTGTCAGGAAACACCAGCCGAAGTATTAGTGGTACTTTCTGCGGCAAATACAGAGACCATTAGTATATCTAGTGATAAAATTAAAGTATTGGAATGTCAAAAGAATGGTAGGGCTGTTCAAATGAATTATGGTGCCCAAAACGCTAAAGGGACTATTTTGGCCTTTCTTCATGCAGATGTTTTACCGCCTAAAAGCTTTTTGAAGGATATAGAAAAGGTTGCAAAACTAAATTATCAAGCAGGTTTTTTTTCATATCGATTTGATAGTAAGAGTATTCTTTTGAGGATAAATGCGAAATTTACGGCTAATGATGGCATTTTTACGGGAGGGGGTGATCAATGCTTATTTATTGAAAAGGAAGTTTTTAATCAACTAGGAAAGTTTGATGCCAAACAACTAATTATGGAAGATTTTGAGTTTTTTAAAAGAATGAAAAAAAATAATATTAGTTATAAAATTATAAATAACGATTTATTAGTTTCTGCTAGAAAATATGAATCGAACTCTTATCTAAGAGTAAATATTTCAAACCTATTATTGGTGTTATTGTTTAAAATGGGGTATCCATCAAATAAGTTAAGATCGCTTCACAATAGATTATTAAAAATGCCTTATCATATTAAAGTTGAATAA
- a CDS encoding efflux RND transporter permease subunit gives MLKILSFKKIILGVFVLLSIGSGFLLPNLKFSFDFSQFFPTGDDDLLFYEEFIKDFSTDDNFLLVAVENEGGIFDKEFLENFDQFTLAAKTLPHVTEANSLTNLSYPLKTSFGYTKLPVLHINDETQYTADWEKIQEDNFFIGSFIDKNAHSLVVFLETEDNLDYQQSVALLDATRKLLSEHNFSSNHLMGRTSFYEALVHMQKRELTVTSIVSLILVLIVLYIIYKRTAIVFITLISIFVALLIFLGTLSLLGKELSALAAFYPILMLIVGTSDVIHILDNFLEKIKVGIARQTAIVQSLKEVGLSTLLTSVTTAIGFLSLLFSKLVGIRDFGVNSAIGVLIAYITVVFFTSSLVLIFKNSTLLPKKSKSTFWQTYLLKMNAFTIAQPKSIISVSVIFTVVCVYGLSLVNTNYTFKTSLPNNSKIAEDFAFFQNEYSGFRTIELAVQTKQGYKITDFAVAQEIEKVNQLLKETENVDNIRSVNSIFKALNKANHLNKTAYFVLPDEEKEFNTYKKDASRYARQQLDKFTDSSKTKARIIANVLDIGTDSLVKTYNKIDAFVAKNIDTSIVNFRVTGKGMLMDKNASYIQASLFQGLLMGLLLVGIIMAFLFKNVKLVIISLIPNMVPLLFAGALLGFLNIPLDAPVSIVFAIVFGIAVDDTIHFLGKYKIAISKGLTKERALETTFLETGRALIITTLLLFFGFMTLLFSIHNPSLIIGLLISATLFTALLLDLLLLPVLIRKFM, from the coding sequence ATGCTTAAAATTCTTTCGTTTAAAAAAATCATCTTAGGTGTTTTTGTACTCCTATCTATTGGATCTGGCTTTTTACTTCCTAATTTAAAGTTCTCTTTTGATTTTAGTCAGTTTTTCCCAACAGGTGATGATGATTTGTTGTTTTATGAAGAATTTATTAAAGACTTTTCTACCGACGATAATTTTTTGTTGGTGGCTGTAGAAAATGAAGGAGGTATTTTTGATAAGGAGTTTCTAGAAAATTTTGATCAATTTACCCTTGCTGCAAAAACATTACCTCATGTCACGGAAGCCAATTCATTGACCAATTTATCGTATCCATTAAAAACTTCTTTTGGCTACACGAAGCTTCCTGTATTGCATATTAATGACGAAACACAATATACCGCCGATTGGGAAAAAATACAAGAAGACAATTTTTTCATTGGTTCCTTCATTGATAAAAATGCACACTCTTTAGTGGTCTTTCTAGAAACCGAAGACAATTTAGATTATCAACAATCTGTAGCATTATTAGATGCCACAAGAAAATTGTTAAGCGAACATAATTTTAGCTCTAACCACTTGATGGGGAGAACCTCATTCTATGAAGCATTGGTGCACATGCAAAAAAGAGAACTGACGGTTACCTCTATTGTTTCCTTGATATTGGTCCTTATTGTACTCTACATCATTTATAAACGAACCGCAATTGTTTTTATCACCCTAATATCCATATTTGTAGCCTTATTAATATTTCTAGGCACATTATCCCTATTAGGTAAAGAACTTAGCGCTCTAGCAGCCTTCTACCCTATTTTAATGCTCATTGTGGGTACTTCGGATGTGATTCATATCCTTGATAATTTTTTAGAAAAGATCAAAGTAGGTATTGCCAGACAAACGGCCATTGTACAGTCTTTAAAAGAAGTTGGCTTATCCACATTATTAACTTCTGTAACTACCGCTATAGGGTTTTTATCCTTGCTCTTTTCAAAATTGGTAGGCATCAGAGACTTTGGCGTAAATTCTGCCATTGGCGTACTTATCGCTTATATCACGGTAGTTTTCTTTACCAGTTCATTAGTTCTAATCTTTAAAAACTCAACCCTTCTTCCTAAAAAAAGCAAGTCCACTTTCTGGCAAACGTATTTATTAAAAATGAATGCTTTTACGATCGCTCAACCAAAAAGCATCATAAGTGTTAGTGTTATTTTTACGGTAGTTTGTGTATATGGACTAAGCTTAGTAAATACCAACTACACTTTTAAAACTAGCCTTCCTAACAACAGTAAAATTGCAGAAGATTTTGCTTTTTTTCAAAATGAATATTCTGGTTTTAGAACTATAGAATTGGCAGTACAAACAAAACAAGGGTATAAGATTACAGATTTTGCGGTAGCCCAAGAAATTGAGAAAGTAAACCAATTGCTTAAAGAAACAGAAAATGTAGATAACATACGCTCTGTAAATTCGATTTTCAAAGCATTAAACAAAGCAAACCATTTAAACAAGACCGCTTATTTTGTACTCCCTGATGAGGAAAAAGAATTTAACACTTACAAGAAAGATGCATCTAGATATGCGCGACAACAACTAGATAAATTTACCGATAGTAGCAAAACCAAAGCTAGGATTATTGCTAATGTTCTTGATATTGGTACTGATAGCCTCGTAAAAACTTATAATAAAATTGATGCTTTTGTCGCCAAAAATATAGATACTAGCATAGTAAACTTCAGAGTTACCGGCAAGGGTATGCTCATGGATAAAAATGCGTCTTATATTCAAGCTAGTTTATTTCAAGGCTTGTTAATGGGGTTATTATTAGTGGGGATTATTATGGCATTCTTGTTTAAAAATGTTAAGCTAGTTATCATTTCTTTAATTCCAAATATGGTTCCACTACTATTTGCAGGTGCCTTACTTGGGTTTCTAAACATTCCGTTAGACGCACCTGTATCTATTGTATTTGCAATTGTATTTGGTATTGCTGTAGATGATACCATACATTTTTTAGGAAAGTACAAAATTGCTATCTCCAAAGGATTGACCAAAGAACGTGCCTTAGAAACTACCTTCTTAGAAACCGGCAGAGCATTAATTATTACTACGCTACTGCTCTTTTTTGGATTTATGACCTTGTTGTTTTCTATTCACAACCCTAGTTTAATTATAGGGCTGCTTATAAGCGCTACATTATTTACAGCATTGCTTTTAGATTTGTTGCTGCTTCCGGTATTGATTCGAAAATTTATGTAA
- a CDS encoding DUF4331 family protein, which translates to MKLSNIVYAFSYAAALTLFVSCNNDDDIVTMMEEEMEIAEMDFSGTYAQADHMGRPGINTVLNGDDASKDLHNITIPSEMAANFQAGFEARLEGLHDAYAVALGFTAADVDYENNILGLDAATLTGYLAADVLEVAPNNVTTYFLPGEDADMDGNVLNDPAVIGLTGRTIQDDVIDVSLILLFGGAEGIRFSGQDTDGDGMADLPRLTSDGVSITANPTTTFPYLGNPE; encoded by the coding sequence ATGAAACTATCAAATATAGTATATGCATTTTCTTATGCAGCAGCGCTTACCCTTTTTGTATCATGTAATAATGATGATGATATTGTTACCATGATGGAAGAAGAAATGGAAATTGCTGAAATGGATTTTTCAGGAACTTATGCTCAAGCAGATCATATGGGTAGACCAGGTATCAACACGGTATTAAATGGTGATGATGCTTCTAAAGATTTGCACAACATAACCATTCCTTCAGAAATGGCGGCTAATTTTCAAGCAGGTTTTGAAGCGCGTTTAGAAGGTTTGCATGATGCTTATGCTGTTGCACTAGGTTTTACAGCTGCAGATGTAGATTACGAGAACAATATTTTAGGGTTAGACGCGGCAACTTTAACAGGGTATTTAGCTGCTGATGTTTTAGAAGTTGCACCTAATAATGTAACAACGTATTTTTTACCTGGTGAAGATGCTGATATGGATGGTAACGTTTTAAATGATCCAGCAGTTATTGGTTTAACAGGGAGAACGATACAAGATGATGTTATTGATGTTTCTTTAATATTACTTTTTGGAGGTGCGGAAGGAATTCGTTTTAGTGGTCAAGATACAGATGGCGATGGTATGGCAGATTTACCAAGATTAACATCAGATGGTGTTAGTATTACTGCTAACCCTACAACTACCTTTCCTTATTTAGGAAATCCTGAATAG